In Rhodamnia argentea isolate NSW1041297 chromosome 1, ASM2092103v1, whole genome shotgun sequence, the genomic window AATAGCCTCTTCAGGTATGAATAATCTGGTTTGTCCTCAAACCGCAACGAACGACAATAGTGGAAGTATGATGTGAATTCAGATGGATATGATCTGCAGAGAACCTGTAAAGTACATGGTGATGTTCATTTCCTGTCCTGATGTTAGTTTCCTAGAAAATGGGACATGCCCAGAAAACATGTTGCATCCAAATCCAATAGATTCTTCGCCAAAGTTAGAATGGGTCCCATCAGCATCCCTTAGTTAAAAGCAACTATACCTCAATGGGAGTGAGCATCTTCTTTTCACTAATCTTGTCATATTTCTGCTTTTTAGTGCCTGCTTTCAGGCCCTGCCATGGAAGGCTGAGatgcaaaacaaaagaagtgtcaaaatataacttgaataACAGCATAGGTGAAACAAGCATCTCGGTTTGCTGTCAACCTTCCTCGAAGAAAGTACATAAGCACATAACCAAGAGATTCCAAATCATCTCTCCTACTTTGTTctgcatgaaaaataaaaacatatcaCTATGCACTCATAATGTTTGAAATTTGTCTAAAGTgcttgaaaatcgaaaaatgcCTCTGTTGGATGCAAAATATACACTGACCAACTCCAAGATGAGTGTTGACACTTGCATAGCGAGCTGTTCCTGTAAGATTCTTGTTTTCTCTGCAAAAGGAAGATAAAATGTGTAATCAATGATTCCCCCCTTTGGACTTGTTCAAGGGAACGGGAAAGTTCTAAAACAGGGAAAGCAATTTCAGGCATGTGTATTGTCACTTCAGTGAAAAGACAAACTGTTGAAAGCATGACAATGGAGTCAATAGACTTTCATGCCTAAGACAGACAGAAGCAAGATATACTTTAAACAGTGCTAAGGCACCAAAGAAACCCAGAAAGTTCCACTTTCTTTGCAACCAAGACGGTTTTACTTCCTCAGATACCAAACTAATTTACAGTTTTACCTGATGAACACACATTCTTCTGGAAAGAAGATATCATTCACATACATAACTAGCATAACAAATTTAACAAAGAACAAAATACCGTGGAAGTTACAGTTCCAATTCCCAGCTTAGCTTACGTGCATGAAACAGACAAACACACACTTGTTCTGGATATAGATAAAGACAGTATTCATCAAATACAAAAGTATGCATCTCCAATACCTGTATGGAATGTGCTTGTGCGTTTGTAAATCCCTGTATTTTTTAGCAAGACCATAGTCAATAATGTACACCTGTTAGGAAAAAGTCCAGCAGTATTAATGATAATGCTCaggtaaaacaaaataaagagataaaCACAGACGTGACTGGTGCAGAAGTGAACAGTACGAAATGCTAGTGAATATTTCTACatgatttcttttcattaaCACTGGGTTTCCTTTCCAATCCTCCGTTGCCCATAGTAGGCTCTCCTTTAGGAGGTTTCCATCCATCCCATGGAGCAGGTACTTAGTCCAGCCCTAACCAGTGGGTTGtgggcatgtggtcccaaatgTCAAATATTAAGCATAACCATTTGCATATCTATCACCATAAAAACAAACAATTTAACCAAACCAATATTCCAGATATTCTTGCTTCCACCATCCAAAACCCCAAAGAAAAACCATATGGAAGTCTTTCAAAGACATGTGAGAGTTCTGCATGACTTCATACATATACAACTATAAAGGAAATTATATATGTGCTAGAAGAATCTATAGGCGAATCATCAAATTACCTGATTAGCTTTTCGCCCTAAACCCATCAAGAAGTTGTCTGGCTTTATATCACGATGGAGAAAACCCCGTGAGTGCATATACTCAACTCTATTTATCTGCAAAAGATGCGCAGAGTGCAAATAAGTTTGGTATCTACTTAATCCAAAAGCACCATTCATTTAAATAGGAAGACTTACTAATTGATCCGCGAGCATCAAAACAGTCTTCAAAGAAAACTTCCGATTACAATAGTTAAATAAGTCCTCCAAACTTGGTCCAAGAAGATCAATAACCATTACATTGTACTCTCCCTCGACTCCGAACCATTTCAGATGGGGAATACCGGCTTCAGAAATTAAGAACAAAACATTGGCCAAAGAATAATATAACGTGTATTACATCACCTGTAACTTACACTCAtgcaaagagaaagaaaggaaggtagaaagaaagaagaagcattAATCGCAACTCACTTCCTCCCTGAAGCAGCATGTATATTTTTGACTCATAGTGAAGCTGAGGGTGCTTAGTCTTCACAGATTCCTGAATATCAGGTTCCATACAACAGAACATACAAAAATTTAATTCCTTAAATAAGTCTACAATTCTCACACTACAATAAAAAGAGGAATGCAAAGAGTAAGAGGGAATATCaattatgagaaaaaatattaagGAAATAAAATCTGGTTCAATTTAGAAATCAGCTAAGTGAATTCATATTTATCAATCTACCAATAACTGACAACAATGCTTGAGAAAGCACCTTCAGTTGAGAGGTTGCACTAATAGTTTTCTCTGAAGCTATCTACTCAAACCAACAGAACATATGAGACAACATTTTCTATGGTGACACTAGAAGATGCCCAAGATGAAGGGGCACCTATGACTGCAATAGCCACAGGTGCACTGAGAAATGAAATAGGCTTGTCGTGAGTAATAAGTGTGATGTTTGCGTCGAATCGAACAGTTTAATCCGAAATCTTGCAAAGACCCACTTTCAGGATGATTAGACAAAAAGCACATTGTACTTGTTCAAAACCAGGGCATAATAAAGATGAGTTCCAGGCTAAATTAGCTACAGTACtaacaaggaaacaaaaaaaaaaaaaaaatcacaaaacagatGAACATATAGAAGCCACACCAAATTACTAACAAAAGCTACTGATTTCCTCGCGAAGCATTATATAAATAATCAATCACACGTTTCCTTCAGAAAGGTCGACTATATATCATTAacgaaattttttagaaaaatggcaTTCATGTTATCAATGCCGCAATGCAAGTTCTTACCGTCAGGCACCATTAACCGACAAAATTTATATTCATGGACCACATCAGGCAATAAACTCCCATCATCTAAACCACAAGCTCCAGAAACTTACCAGCTTTATTGCCACTTCCTCTCCACTCTGCACATTAATTCCTGAACAAAACCAACGAGACATTAGTCGAACATGCTCCGATCCACCATCAAGAAAACACAACACACAGTcccaaatccaagaaaagaaaaagtggtaAGAACAACCATTGTTTCAATGGAGTAAGAAATGAATGCATACCCAAATATAGTTCTCCGAACGATCCGCTACCGATCTTTCGGCCAAGCTTAAATTTGCCCCCAATCACATGATCCATGATCCAATCGGCTCCGGAAACGAGACAGTACAACAAACCAACCAACTTTTCCCCAACTCCGACAAATTCTGTCCCCGGGTCAGAGCTGATCCAAACACATAATCCTCAAGATGCTCGTTCCAGATCCAAACGCAGATTCTATCTCACATGAAAGAGgatcttttttcttcaattgcaGATCGATCGACTTATCGCCAAAATCAAAACGCAACCCAAGCCTCTCGAAAaagagctaaaaaaaaaatattttaagaatttacAACAGAACCCCACAAATCTATGCAGGGAACTCCGGCGTCGGAGACCCACGAACCACAATCCTCAAGGAGAAAACTTGAGATATACCCACGAACCGGCACGAGAAAGCCCTAGCGGAGGCGTCGATGATGCGACATTTGGCCAGCAAacgaggaggagggagagagagagagagagagattgatggcGAGGAGAACAGGAAAAGGGAAACTTTGGAGTGGGAAAGGAACAATTCTGGCAGCGAGTTTCAGAGATTCAAGACAAAGGAGGGAAATTTCTGGGGCAATCAATCCAGAGACGGAGGTATCTTCGGATCTGCGTTCAAGGACGGAGGGATTTAAGGTTTCTTGGCAAAGAATTGGAGATTCTGCAGaaaaagaatagagagagagagagagagagagagagagaggaaaagtgATGAAATTGGATGATTGACGAagggagagaaggagagagaggaagagaggaaggGACAGAGAGGGGGGGAGCGGAGGGGTGATATCATTGGAggaattttcttataattttttttttttttgtttctgggtttgtttttttcattttattaataGGGTCTATTTTGGTTTTGATTGCTTTGTTGTATGCATCTgcaaaaattcttctttttattgttggaatatgcgtgtgagagagagagagagagagagagagagagagagagagataaggtgAGGTGGGTATCTTCTTGTTGTGCATGAGCTCTCTCCCATCTGGCACTTTGcccaagcaagaaatgataAATCACCCAACATTTGGATGCCTGAATTGCAGacaccattttccttttcaaactaaaaaataaagaaaaataaaaaaatgtttcttttACAGGATGTGCAGACCAGTCAGTTACTTGAGCTCCACTCCAAGATCATTAAAATTCTCATGCTTGAATGTACTCTAATTAGGATAATGATATAAATGACCCTTGACTTTGTCTCAATGTGTAACGTAATTtctgaaacttttaatttattcaatacaaTCGGCATTTTAGCTCATtgtgcaatgtagtccttgaacttttattCCGTTTGATGAGGCCCTTAAGCAATGTTGAACAATTTTATGTAGTCCAAGCACTAATGAGATGCGAGTTTCACAGCATCAAGCCTCGTATAATGAGCCGAGGTTAGCTTTACACCCCCTAATGCAAAAGTGAGAAGCAGCATTTTGCATGATCGATTGGAATCTCGTAATATAAGCATTCATCGGGATTTAATTAAGCGAGAATCACCTCCACAAGAGAGCACGGGATAGTCGATTAACGCTACTTATATACATTGAACCTATTTCCTCTAATGGTGTGCTAAATGaaattccaacttttttttaaaaaaaaaatctatcaaTTAAACCAACATATTAAAGGAGCGAACAAGTCACTGCTGTCAAATCCACCTAAAAGAGAAATGTTCACCGTATACTTTTGGCATGAGAAAAACGTGAACAGCACATTCGTCGTATTACCTGTTAAGGTTCATTAAATGCCGTTAATATGTCAATATCTTGTGATGTTTGAAATTTACAGTGCTTTTAGGAAGTGTCACGTGGACGACAATCATTAATCAAATCCTTGGACGTAATTATACTTCACGTTATGAGGCTAACAGATACCAAATCGCCTCTGGCcaataatagaaaaatcaataaattgcCCCAAGATGGTAACTTAGCCGTTACTATgcttgctaaaaaaaaaaaaaaaaggaaaaaagcataCTATGGATCCACATCCAAGCTTCAACCGGCATATGAAGACATACAAGAGAGACAAGAAATAGTATGCGAAAGCTGGTCCAGACACCATCTGCCCAATAAATCAAACTCGAAAAACCAAACTTCTTCGACTAATAAGGATAAGTTTATGCCTCGAAGAGATCAGAATGGCATTTATGTGAATCTTTAGCTATCATGATCTCTCTTTGATAACTAAGTACTAATCTATCCACCAGAGTTTAACTTCTTCATGCGACCCGCCACGTCCACAGAACTTTGTAGAAATGAATGATCGACCAAAAGTCATCAGGTCGCAAATTTGTAGAAATGAATGATCGACCAAAAGTCATCAGATCGCAACCAATTTCGACGGCAAGTTCCTCGGAAAGCTTAGAAAATCTCCAGCGACCTAACATGGACCGTTGCAAACTTCCAGAATCCACACCAGCGCTCCCAACTTCAAGGAGCTCACTGCACCCACTCCCAACCAccaaaaacatgaaatataacCAAAACCCCAAATccctaaa contains:
- the LOC115753948 gene encoding casein kinase 1-like protein 10, coding for MDHVIGGKFKLGRKIGSGSFGELYLGINVQSGEEVAIKLESVKTKHPQLHYESKIYMLLQGGTGIPHLKWFGVEGEYNVMVIDLLGPSLEDLFNYCNRKFSLKTVLMLADQLINRVEYMHSRGFLHRDIKPDNFLMGLGRKANQVYIIDYGLAKKYRDLQTHKHIPYRENKNLTGTARYASVNTHLGVEQSRRDDLESLGYVLMYFLRGSLPWQGLKAGTKKQKYDKISEKKMLTPIEVLCRSYPSEFTSYFHYCRSLRFEDKPDYSYLKRLFRDLFIREGYQFDYVFDWTILKYPQIGSSSRARPSGKPALNPGPSAERAERPSVGQEIRERISGAVEAFARRSGSGHGLPGDHSRHRSSDDVPSSKDVQPDSEKGRSSSRNGSTSKRAVISSSRPSSSGEPSDGRSSRLVSSNGRLSTNQRVQPGFESKSSSFIRSGATRGSREDALRSFELLSLGTSKRK